In the Clarias gariepinus isolate MV-2021 ecotype Netherlands chromosome 10, CGAR_prim_01v2, whole genome shotgun sequence genome, taaatattgttttaatagaatagtttttttaataaataaaaaaacgcaCGACAAAATGTTCGTTCGGTACAAAAAAGTAAGATATTCTAatagttttgtttgtgtttgatcGATTAagatataaatacaattttctGTATGTGGTGAGTGTATgcgttttttgtaaataaaatatctcAGACAGAGGCCTATATTGTTTCTTCAGACGTAGATGTTGATCTTCCACCTGTAGGcctgttttcattattttcacaTGCGTGGACGAGTTCTGCTACTTTTCAGCATTTCTTACACCAGCACCTTTTCGTTCACATGGGTGAATGCAGATTTCGGATTTATGGGTAGAACGTTTGAGTGTAAATAACGttccaaatgtaaataaatgtttttgaaaaaaaaaacatggcggGATCATGTCATTATATccactaaaacataaaacacacctATTTAGATGCCATCATTGTGACCTGTTTGTGATCTAGAAGAGTTTGCCACCTTATAACCAATTGACCTctgatatttattatttcataaattATTCTCTTAAGTAATTTTAGTGCAAATAAgggtataaaatgtgaatatcCTAACAAAGATATATACATATGAAATTTACACACAAGccccaaaataaaaataaaaataaaaaacacaattcgTTAGGAGTTAGGGCGCTTATATAACAGATAAACATGCTGCACAAAATACCATATAAACTGTAGCATGGACAAACGTGATTAACTTTGGTGTGAAAAAGGAGGAGCGACTAAAGATTGTTCAGTCTGCTACATTTTAGCTACATATTACACAGGCCAGGCCATGATATGCTGTGTAGCCTTTGATGTAGGGTCTTTTAGCCCAAAGATTATTCCTTCATGGTTAATTATATGGATATAACTAACCAAAGGTGGTTTAGAGTTCCTGGGAAATTTCAGGATAATTTCTGGACTTTTaggattacattaaaaatgtttatttaatttgaataacTATAAGGAATTCCTGCAAAAACTTGTTTaactcttataaaaaaaatccctgaaagttacatatttaatattagCTAGTATGTATTAGGTGTGTACCTTAAATTACATAAAAGTTTAGTGTTTATCCAAAATATTTGAATTAGCCTTAGGTTTATTGAACAGTTGTGTGGAAagtttcttttgcttttttttctaaacaataTAATTGATTCTTTAAAGTAGTTTAAttcatctttaaaaagaaaacgaaTAAAGACGCAGCATGATTAGCCCCGCCCACGACACTCGCACGTTAAGTCCCGCCCGGACGCCGCCGCGCGTCCTACGTAGCTCCGACGTCACTCGCGCAGTGTCAGAAACGTCATGAGCGTCTTACTGCCCAACATGGCGGACTTTGATACAATTTATGAGttagaagaagaagacgaaCGAATAGTGAGTGAAGAGCACCTCGCAAGATACTGCCCCGAACCTGTGATAATGCGAGGGGCAGGCCACATCACTGTGTAAGCAAACGAGCGCCGCAGAGCCGCCGCTTTATGCCGCTGTGTTAGTTCTGATTTGGTTAGCCTCCATGCTAGCATTCAGTGTGTGATCTTTTTCTTGCTTGCTCGAAGGTACCTCTTCAAAATTCACGCAAGCcagcccccacacacacctttctgTTTAACCGACACTGATTCGGGAAGACTGAACAACGCTCCTTTGTGTCGTCGCTCTCTTATTGCCGGTCACGTATAAATATAGTGCACATGTCCTGTCATATGTAACCTGCATGGCTTATTTGTTTATCGTGGACGTTTACTGCAGACATCAGTAGTATCACGTACATAAAGTAGTTTATTTAACCTTGCTCTCCCCAATGTATTTCATCTCCTATAATACAAAAGTGATGCAGTTCGGTTTGTTAAAAACCCATTTTTCGcttagtattttttaaaaacattctacAGTGGTCAGATCTGTGCTTTATCCTTCACTTACTTCGAAAAAGTCTAATCACTCTATGATGGAGATGTAGTGCACTAAATTTACATGATTCCATGTCCAAAGTAGTGCACTAGTATAGCAGGGAGGGGAGCCAGTAGAGGTTCTCTACAGTAGTAGACAAATCCCAATGTTTTACTTAACATATAGTAATTTGGGTCCTCATAAAACCTGTGCTTTATTGATattgttaatttggtttattattataattttaaacagatCAGTTGAAGATGAAATTACCGTTACAATCACTTATTCcatagtttaattattttagcttttttcaTGTTGACAGCGTATGAAAATTGCATGTAGAATTTTTGCTTTACATCTAATTTCTGTATTTATAGGTTTGGACTTAGCAACAAATTTGACACAGAATTCCCATCTGTTCTGACAGGAAAGGTAATGTGTTTAAGTAATTTGAATGTTCAAATTTaagtttttccccccttcttgTCACTCCAAGCATGTGGCTATTTCTCTAGGGcgattaaaaataatacaaagaaTAATCTTCCAGGAGTCTTCATTCCGAAACTGGAGCATTTCATTAAGTGCATCATAGTGCAACTAATGCAAACTGAATGCACTAAATTGAGCTTCTGTCAATGAGTAAACTATCCAAAGGCCTGGCAGCCTGGGATCCTTGTGTCGGGAAGACACAGCTTTAGGTggcaaaataatgaaataaagactGTGCCGTGCACAAGAAAGGAAAGCTTCCTGGGTCAGATTTGGAAACAAAAAAGATTGCAGGGGGAAGAGCAGGCTGAGGGAAGTGCAGGGCAATAAAATGTATCTCCAGTATTGTGACCTAGGGTGACATTTGATGGATGAGGTCAGGATTATGATGACTGAAGGGTGCAGATCAGGCATGTGGGGCTTTATTCCGAGCTCTTTCACTGTTTGCAAAGAGACCTTTGCATCCTGTCATAAAAGATTACGACCCCGGTTTTATGGTGTACATACCCAGTAAGGAATGAGCAGCCATTCATGTTGTTTGGATGGTACAGCCACAGGCCATGGgcttatctctctcttttttttttcctcccttttgcCTTGAAAGGCCAGCTTGATTGGCAAGTAAGAAGCAttacaattataaaaatttaaaggagGCATCTGCTAAATATTTACGCAGGATCCTTTTCAGTTTTGTAGTTTATGGAATCTGTGAGGATATATACAGTTTACATGCATGCCTTGTTCTATTTCCCCCCTCATCATTGTTCTTTTTTCATGCACACTTTTCTCCTGTTAGTGGTTGGTGCATTTGTAAAAGACAGCATTTGTCTTTCTTATTAGTATTTAAATTCCTCTGCTTTCATAGGTTGCCCCAGAAGAGTTCAAGACAAGCATCAACCGGGTAAATGCTTGCTTGAAGAAGAACTTACCAGTTAATGTGAAATGGCTACTGTGCGGCTGCTTGTGCTGTTGCTGTACTGTGGGCTGCAGTCTGTGGCCAGTCATATGCCTCAACAAGAGGGTGAGATGATCCTCTTTTTTATGGTCCTACATGTAAATCAGCCCTGTCTCTTTGACTGCATTTAGCATTCTATAATATTGTCCTTGGTGTTAAGGCCAAAATAATAAGGTGTGTAATAAATGATGTGGTGTACAATTAATGGATTAAAATAGAGTAGCTGAAGGATGTGCTGTGAAAAGTTTTAGAATCCAGACCAGAATTATTGACCATAACATGCAGCCTATAAGCTAGTTAAATAGGGGCCTCAGTCCATAAATGTCTTTAAAGTCTTAATACGAGTGTTTTATTGGTATTTGCTGTGCACCTATTTGAAGGTTTTGACAGGGTACTTGCTGCTAGTGCATTTATCCCCTGTATATTTCTCTGTTTGACAGACACGGCGATCCATTCAGAAGTTATTAGAATGGGAAAACAACAGATTATATCACAAGGTAAGCAAATTCCACCTCACTACCACTAGAGCAATAAAGGAAAGTGTGCAGCAGTTTTCAGTGCCTCAGTTAATTAAGTGTTTAGATGTCGTTAATGGTTGTAAATCTAGCTGCTAAACTGTGAAAATGCCCGTGTCCTTCGCAGCTATTTTTGGCTGGGCTATTGATAGATTGCAGAGGCTGACCAGACTGTGCAAAGGtcagcagtaaaaaaaatggcTTGTGTCTCACACCAGAGGCTGACAGACTCTGCAGCCTGAATAGTGAGGAAAACTCCTCAGAACACTAACTGCTGTTTGATCCGGGTGAACCCACATGTGTAAAGCCTGTCTGCATGTCTGGAGTGCTTGTGTGGACTGGGAACCTGTAGAGCATTCACTAACTCCAGTGCTTTATAATTCTCATCAGCTGGGATTGCACTGGAAACTCAGTAGAAGAAAATGTGAGAGTAATAACATGATGGAATATGTAAGTACTTCATGGTTACAGATGTTATTATGTATAcattaacaattgacatttgGTAGCAGAAATTAAAGGGACATcactaacatttttaaaatccttttattTGTTAAAGCTAAGTACAAAGTAGTTCATGTTAAGTTTATTTGGCTATTTTACTGGGCCTCATTTATCAGtcattttatatacaaattgtttgtaaaagtttttattgGCCAGACCAACCTAAAAAAAACTCCTGCCAGATTTACTCAAGTTTACCAAGCACTTTCAAGGCACAACTGATTTGCATTTCATTATGGCCACAAGACCTGGTAAAAGGCGAAGCCTACAACTGACCTAGTCATGAATCGTTTCACatgtgtaattaaaattaataagctttttaaacttaatattggaatttctatataaaaagtGCAGTAACTTACATCAGTGATACAATCCTGAGGCCTTTAGTAAGTCTCCTTAAATTTACTCTTTTAGGCTTCACCGGTTTTTCCTGTGTACAGCTTGATAAATGATGTCCAAATTAGTACTGATACCCAAACTGGTAGTAAATCTTGAAGCAATGGTCTGGAGTAGATTAGctctttaatattaattttttccttttctcctccAGGTGATTCTTATAGAATTCTTACCGAAATATCCAATATTCAGACCGGACTAAGAGCACTGCAGAGGGATGCTGGTGAATGGCTCTCACTCCGCTCCTTACTTAGTGCCTTGTATATAAACTTGGATTGAGGGTCTTCACAGGTGTCTCTGTGTGgccctttttttcctcccagtACCTTGTACAGTAGAGTTCGCAACACTGTCACTTTGCTTTAGAGCAGATTTTGCACATTTCCAAATACAGTAGAATCGCACCGTGTTGCACCTGAATGGTTTTGTTACaaaaatttattaacatttctgTTGAAAAGTGCATTTAACCCAGAAGTCATCCATCCTTCCCACCTTCATATGTTGACCACAACAATATGTTGATAAAATCAAGGCACCTTAAGGTGTGTATTTGccttatgataaaaataaaacctttgttAATAGAGGTGGATGAAACTTCAGGTTGTAGTGAAATGTCGCTTTGCTTTAGAGCAAATCTTGCACATTTCCTGAGGGTAGTTGCTCTAaagcaaaatgaaaatgttcaggGTTCTCCTATGCTAGTGGAATGGGAAGGGAATTTAAAGTAGCTAAAATGTTTGTcagcatgttttgttttttttgtctgcacTTTGGTGATGTTCCTCTATACAGGGGCAAGTTAAAGAAACAGACCATTTGAATATAATTTTGGACAAGATGTACAGCCTAGTATTTCATGTTTACATAATGTAACTTAGCTGGCGATTAGTTTTCTGCCAATCTATTATTGTAACATAGTTTTGTTTATAAACTGCATCTCTGTAACTTTCCAGTCTATATGGACCCGTTTACTTAGAAAGCCATAACATGTATGTATAACACGCCAGTCAAAAGGTGAGGGCTGAAAATTGCACTTGAGCACACGGGCTTTCAGTTGATTGTCCccgattttttttccttttttatgttgtatataCTGAAAGGAAATTCAAAACCATTTTGCCAATCAGGAGTTATTAAGAATATtacatgtcatttattttaacattagttTCACCTTGTaagtatgtatgtaaaacattttgtagTCTCTTTTCTCTTGCTTTCTTACATCTCAActgaatagtccatatgctgCTGTACAGTGCAGATATGAGGACTTTGACGCTACTTTTCATATGTAtactgattttctttttgttacgACTGCCttgtttatctttattttttaacatatcaGCCTGCTGGATTAGAGTGCCTCTTGAAATGAGCAGAATGTTTGGAGTGGTATACCTAAACTTTGCCTAAttatttagagagagagagagagaaacctcTCAGCGCGCTCTACTGTAGAGCACCTCTCACCATCCTACTACAGAGTTCCTGTAAATGTTTCTCTTAATTTCTGTGAAaagcataaataaattgttgataATGGTTTTGAGAACTGTCATCATTACATAATGTCATTTCAGTTTAGTCAGTAGCTGcatatgaatttgtttaatatgAGCATACGTTTGCTAGACAGAATTCTAATTTACTTTAGTATAAgtcatgtatatatttttaagtcaaAAAAGGCTGTAttcaaaatgtaaatttcaTTTTAAGGTTATGTTTTTTGGAAACAGACACTTGCAGTCTGATCCTATAGGGTAATATTCCCACCCTACCACTTGAATGGCCTTTATTACAAATTTGTAAGCAGCAGATTATATTGggccattatactgtatttagtttattcatttattattttttttaaataaaggtacaGCAAAGAGAAAATGAAGCACCAATTATTTAAAACCAAGTAATTTTGGATTTAAAGCCAAATACCTTAAATGTATATGCATGTACAAATGATATTAAGTGTACATGAATAAGTCATTGGGTTTGAGTGAAATGTGGATTTTATGTAGAGATGAGGCTGAAGCTCAGCTTCAGATATCATTCGTCTCATTGGTCCAGCACACCCCATTTCGTCATTTTTATCTACGATTTTAGGGATGATTGATGCATGTTAGTGATTGAGATTGCCCCCCCTTAGACAGCATTGCTATGTTATTGCAACACCCAAACTGGAGTATCTAGCAGCCTGAAGAGGGCAGAATAAGTCATAGTTAGGGCAGGGTTATTGGGGTAAAGTGCAACACACATTGGTTTTACTTTACTTCCTTTAgactattttatattttacaaaccACATGTGGTAGTGTCAAGAATATATTCTGAtaagtcataacattaaaatcaccTACAGTAGGTTTGAGTTCCTCTTGTTCCACAAGGGTGGCCCTGGCTCTGCAGAGCCTCTGCGGTTGTGATGTGGTGTCTAGCACCAGGATCTGGTCattggatcctttgggtgctgtggggcCTCTGAACTTACTGGTCTGGTATATTCCATGGATGCTGTATTGGATTGGGATCCAGGGAGTCTGGGGGCCGGGCCTTTGGCTCATTGCTTGTTGGGCCCCGTGAATGGCAGTGTGGTGCACTGCAGACTCTGGTGCCTTGGTATCAGGATCaaaactttttagttttttggcaATTTGTGCATGCATTGACTTTTCTCTAGGATCACACTATACAGGACGACCATGGGTGAGCCTTGAGATAGAGTACCTAATGATTTTACTCACCTTTTACACAAGATATGACCTGTTCTGTTTACCATACACTCCACTTCATTCcctgctgatttcattttttacattgttaaacataATTCCATGTAAACCAAACACAATACTGTTTGGTTAATCTTAGCTACTGTATGATTAGTGAGCCTAAGATCTAACACCTAAATAtcattacattttgtattttaatcaaatacatTTCACAGAATTCcaattttctgttttattaaaagGGCCAGTAAGAGTTTTTAAACTATgcataaatattacatacagGAAGAATGGCAATACTCTTCCAGATTTAAAAAACCGTTTTAATTAAAAGCACATAACTGGTGGTTAAAAAAAGTAGAGTACGTGAAAAAGTCTACATTACTACCTGAATTGGataaaagtcataaaataactcaattctttattatatatttttggtaAAAGCCCTTTGTGACTGGGGGGCCAGTGATGAAAGGAAAGCAGAAACCAGCATACAtgtgtgcttaaaaaaaaaaatagaacaaatgtAATTACAATTGAAAGTGTGTTATAGTAGTAATTAAGGCAGTTTTTTTGCATCTAGAAGACAAATCCTATGTAAAATTAATGAAACAGAATAGCCACCATCCATGTACATAGTTTGACCGAGcatggaaaaaagtaaaaaagcaaCAGCTTTCAAAATGCTAAAGgactaaaacataaaagtaaCTGAAATGTAATTACAGTCATAAAACCCTAAGACTGTAGTGTGGTCCCATTTTATGTAGCatcataaaaacatttacacccTGCATCACTATTGTGTAATTTAACACAAATCACTAAGCGAAAGCGTGTCTCTGTAATAACGGTGTTCCCCATCACAAAGCACAGACAGGTGAAAATTATTGTTGTtactcaaagaaataaaatcttcAGTAAGATGAAATAATCTTGACTTAGAAGCTCTTGGTGGAGAAACAGTTTTTAGTGTCCATGTGCTTACGAGTATTGTCAATCATCTCTATAAGCGCCACAACAAAGTAGGAAAAACCTCCTTCAGATTCCAttcctttttgtattttttttaacattccttATTGTGTTTTAAAACCAAGTTAGTGGTTACCATCCAACCTTCCAGGTTTAATCCATTTGCATTGGATATTAAATCACAGAAGCCATTTTCGGATGTTATACGAGACTGCCAGGCCAGGATACTACAGTAAGTGTGACTTTGTTCCTTTGAAGCTTTAGCATAGGAATTAGGGATGAATTGTTCATGCCCACTGTGGTAGCTCCATTTACGGCCACAATTTCATCACCGCACCTGTAGTGATGTACAGAGGACATTattagtgtattagtgtagcaatTTCTAGAAGATCATCTagaaacatttctaaaaaaggATATAAAGCATCTATCATGTTATCTAACCTGTTACTTAAAGCTACCTGATAACAtcaaagattttaaaactacCCAAACACAGGCGTAGTGATTTAAGAAACTATATCTAAAAATCTTGGAGACATTTTAGCATTTAACCAAAGTGAGCAACCTCTGTCGACCTATCAAGCTTATACACCATCAGACAGCCAGTacatattatgttaaataattcaaGATGGCATGGAATGACAATCTTTATAGACaaactaatatttaaatgaatgatAGCATAGTTTACCAAAAACAGTATGCAAGTTTATGCATTACTCTGAATTctccatttaataaaaaaaaaaaaaaacctacttgAGACGACCATCAAAGAATGCAGGAGTTCCAGGCACTATGGTCTTTATGAAGAAAGGCTGTTGACCTCGACTTTCTTCATATCCTCCCACAATACTGAAGCCCCAGCTCTCATTGTTGGTTTTTAACAACATGATATCACGACACCAGTGCATGTGGcttgtgagtaaaaaaaataattaaaaaatcaccTTCATAAAGGATTGCATAGTGGATGTTCACAGTAAACATAAAGAAAGACTCAGACACATTCAGTGCTTTCAAACAGGAAAGAAAGTCACTaaatcccagcattttattgaACACTAACTATACCTAGGAGCAAGTCAAGACAACAGGACCTGCGGAACAATCAATATTataagatacatttttaaaagagcTGCATGGCAGAAATCCTATACAGATACACTAAACCATGTCCATTACTCACCTGGGTAGGCCCAGCCAGCGGGTCCACAGAGGGAACCAGTTGATTTCATCCTCTCTAGGGTTCTCCCCTGTGTCCATTTCTTCTTGGATTGCTGCCCCTACATCCTGCTCTTCCTCTTCTGCAATAGTACGGATGACGCGTAGCGTCACAGAGCTCTGAGCCGTCTGTGTCTTCAACACAGACACTGCTTCATTATAAGTCAGCTGGGTCAGGTCAACAGCATTGATGCTCAGCAACACATCACCTGAACAAACACCAGCCAACACAATAAGAATACTCATCAAGATTTAGGTTTAACTGTGAGGGTTTATCACATGTTGGCAAATAATAGGAACACATTATTTTTCATCTAAATACATTGCACATAAGATAATTTTGAGTAGCGCTGCTGATAATTTCAATCATTTGTTTAATTGCATTTTACAGGTACAGGTAGTAGGGTGGTTGTGTATGAAGTATTTCTTATGGCTGACAGCACAGTACTGGCTAACGGGTCAGCTCTCAATGtgtcaaatattaatttaaatgattgatGGTTGAAAATATCCCATAATGCTCTTTATTTGCACTGCCTATCTCTAAACCAATGGTGTCTAATACTGGTGTCTAAATCTAAATATGTGAGACACTgtaattatttatctttttgctCTTTGTCAGACCTGGTTTGATGGTACCGTCTCTATGCAGGCAGCCGACTGGCTGCACACTTGTAATGTACACAGGCAGACGACTGCGACCGTCTCTCCCACCAGCGATCGTGATGCCCAGTGAATGTCGTGGCTCCTTCTTCAGACTGACTGTCTTTTCCTGACTTGAGAATCCACCAGGAGGGTCCTTATCACAGGCAACACACACAGGAGactcaaaaaaatttttattcattactataaataaatgattataataTTGCTTACTTTACATTTAAACCACCACTTAAATCCCACGCTGAAGCTATGGATAAAATTAATGCTGTCTTTAGAACATAGCTGCTTCTCAATTCTTTGTGTGGAAAAAGTGAAAGCTCAAGAGACTGTCTAAGTCATGTGGggaaaacatttgtaaaaacaaacactcCTTTGTTCTAGATACTGCTAGGAATAGAGAGAAGTGATAATGTGAAGGGCCTGACACACTGCCATCATAACTCATCGCTAGTGGCAAAAGCCACGGCTTCCTCCATCTTCTCCCAGTGTCTGGGGGGGCTCCACAGAGGGTGTGGGGGGCCTTTTCCTACCCAGCAGGGGACCCTCCCTCCCAACAAGAGTAAAGGCTTTAACTCTGCAGGCGAAAGCTAACTGTCACCAGCTTTGATCCCAAGCCACAAACTAAccagcagaaaaggagagagaaagcagCACCCCAGGCCTTTTGATCATGGGCGAGGTCTAAAGATAGGGACTAGCTGCTTTAATCTCACCCTGACCAGCCTGCATCTTTCACCTCCAAAGCCAGTGAGGAAGTGACACGGAAGCAAGGTGTGACAGGAGGCAGCGTGAAGAGTGCTTTAATGGAGAGAGATGAGAAACATACACATAGCCACATGGTAGCACTGAACTTTAAATTATGAGCTGACCAAACCACCATGCCCCGAGCATGGTTTCACAACCTcaagctagaaaaaaaaaaatcttagaatTATCGCCGAATGGTTCTGAGTACaaagagaaactacaggatatTTGACAGATATTCCACATAAGCTCAGCTTGGCCGGTTGTGGCACTCCAAAGGGGCATGCTGAGAAATTCttattttcatcatttaaaatcatGAAACTATAAATGTGGATTGTaaaaccaaagtaaaaaaagaaaacataataataGAAAGTTCAGAGATGATTCAATTCATAGCACTGATCAGCAATGTACTCTCAGAGCTCAGCTCTAACATGAGattaataaacattacaaaaGATATTAGTGTTAGCCCAACCTAAAACAAGGTCCATGTAAAAACACTCAATCTCTACACCACTTATTGTGTTCAGGGttgctggagcctatcccaaggaaCTTTGGGCACTAGGGCAgaacacaccctggacagggtgcctagccattgcagagcacacaggTTCACACACTCCTAtaccacgggcaatttggaaatgcaaaTCAGTccactctgcatgtctttggagtgtgaaaggaaaccagagtatccgaaggaaacccaccaagcacagtgaCCTGAAAACACTGTCATAGCTTTggatattgtatttttaaaactctCCAACGAAGCTTATTTGTGGAGATAATTTGTGTGATTCCTAAGAAAATAAGTGCTTTGACAGACAAAGTTACCATACCAGGAGATATACCAAAACCATTATATGCAAATGCAGTGTTATTCTTAACCCCATGTTGTAATTCCATAATGGTCAAATAATATTTTCAAATTTACTGCGTATATTGTTACAATTTGGCGCTACAATTGAAAAGCAGATAATGGCTAACCGCTAAGTAGGTAAGACAAGGCACAGCATTATTAAATAGCCTTAGCACAGTAATGTTTACCTTCATGAATGTGGAGCGCCGCCTGAAATATTGATTCTCAGCACCTCTTCTGGCTCCTCTGCTCTGTAGCTCACTTCCCTCATCAGTGGAATCCGGCTGCCTCATTACCACAAAATTCACTCGGACTTCACTGGCCTGGTTACACACAACAGCCAAGTAAAGCATATCATGttacttaaattaaaataaccaaATTACAGAAATGTACTGTCAACTGCTGATGAGCAAACACACAAGATCCAAAATTAGCTAAAAGggtatttttaaagtattttaaaacaccACTGCTTTAATGTAAGTTAAATGCAGGatttcattcatatttttatgaAGGACATACTTTATCTATAATTATTAAACTGCTGTGTAGCTAAatcatgcaaaaacaaacatgcataaTCAATACATTTATGCATAACTAAAAAAATCAAGTCGAggtttttatacacatacacactgtgctgtcttttttatatactgtataaatcttAGTTATATATAGAAGTTTTATAGTACCAGACAAAAGTTTGgagtttaaatttaatttcttcATTGTCAAGTAACAAGAgtcagttattatttaaaagacatggaggtcagctgttctggaacagtacttgcaagaacagtattgtcaggtgcagttgcaaaacccatcaagcaccatgatgaaatagcTTTTTTTGGTACTCTTTAGTAACAAAATTGTGTTTTATACACCTGACAATAAGATTTTCCACGCTGGATATTattgttaacattttattattggtAATAGATATAGCATGTTTTAAAACCTGATGTAACGGTGTACCAATCCTGCACACTTTAGTGTTTTCTCTGCTCTAACACACCAGCTTCAAGTCATACAGAGCAGT is a window encoding:
- the chic1 gene encoding cysteine-rich hydrophobic domain-containing protein 1 isoform X1, whose translation is MSVLLPNMADFDTIYELEEEDERIVSEEHLARYCPEPVIMRGAGHITVFGLSNKFDTEFPSVLTGKVAPEEFKTSINRVNACLKKNLPVNVKWLLCGCLCCCCTVGCSLWPVICLNKRTRRSIQKLLEWENNRLYHKLGLHWKLSRRKCESNNMMEYVILIEFLPKYPIFRPD
- the chic1 gene encoding cysteine-rich hydrophobic domain-containing protein 1 isoform X2, whose amino-acid sequence is MADFDTIYELEEEDERIVSEEHLARYCPEPVIMRGAGHITVFGLSNKFDTEFPSVLTGKVAPEEFKTSINRVNACLKKNLPVNVKWLLCGCLCCCCTVGCSLWPVICLNKRTRRSIQKLLEWENNRLYHKLFLAGLLIDCRG